Proteins encoded in a region of the Quercus lobata isolate SW786 chromosome 8, ValleyOak3.0 Primary Assembly, whole genome shotgun sequence genome:
- the LOC115955819 gene encoding protein DNA-DAMAGE INDUCIBLE 1, giving the protein MKITVMTADEQIISLDVDPHESVENVKALLEVETSVPLQQQQLLYNGKEMKNIEKLSALGVKDEDLVMMISAAASSAPTNNLSFNPDGSAVNPGAFQQHIRSDSNLMAQLFQNDPELAQAVLGNDLNKLQDLLRERHRQKSDLRRQQEEELALLYADPFDVEAQKKIEAAIRQKGIDENWAAALEHNPEAFARVVMLYVDMEVNGFPLKAFVDSGAQSTIISKSCAERCGLLRLMDQRYKGIAQGVGQSEILGRVHVAPIKIGNIFYPCSFTVLDSPNMEFLFGLDMLRKHQCIIDLKDNVLRVGGGEVSVPFLQEKDIPSRFLDEERLSKQASSSGTPVTSGTTDRSNIVPTGGSRGDISQGPDFEAKVAKLVELGFGREAVIQALKLFEGNEEQAAGFLFGG; this is encoded by the exons ACAAGTGTGCCTCTTCAGCAACAGCAGCTGCTGTATAATGGGAAGGAGATGAAGAATATTGAGAAATTGAGTGCATTGGGTGTGAAAGATGAAGATTTGGTGATGATGATTTCTGCTGCTGCATCAAg TGCACCTACCAATAATTTGAGCTTCAATCCAGATGGGTCTGCTGTGAACCCTGGAGCTTTCCAGCAGCATATTCGAAGTGATTCTAATCTTATGGCTCAGTTGTTTCAG AATGATCCTGAACTAGCACAAGCTGTTCTAGGAAATGATCTAAATAAACTGCAAGACCTTTTACGAGAGCGTCATCGCCAAAAATCTGATTTACGACGTCAACAAGAAGAGGAGCTC GCCCTTCTTTATGCAGATCCTTTTGATGTTGAAGCGCAAAAGAAGATTGAAGCTGCTATTCGCCAG AAAGGAATTGATGAAAATTGGGCCGCTGCCTTGGAACATAACCCTGAAGCTTTTGCAAGGGTG GTTATGTTGTACGTGGACATGGAGGTTAATGGTTTCCCATTAAAG GCATTTGTTGACAGTGGAGCCCAATCaacaataatatcaaaaagttgTGCTGAGCGTTGTGG ATTGTTGAGGCTTATGGATCAACGTTATAAGGGCATTGCTCAAGGAGTCGGTCAATCTGAGATATTGGGTCGCGTTCATGTAGCTCCAATCAAG ATTGGGAATATATTTTATCCTTGCTCATTCACAGTATTGGATTCTCCAAATATGGAATTCCTCTTTGGGCTTGATATGCTCCGGAAGCACCAG TGCATTATAGATTTAAAGGATAATGTTTTGAGAGTTGGTGGTGGAGAAGTTTCTGTACCATTTTTGCAAG AAAAAGACATCCCATCACGCTTTCTTGATGAAGAAAGGTTGTCCAAGCAAGCATCCAGCTCAGGGACCCCA GTGACATCAGGAACAACAGATAGAAGCAATATTGTCCCAACAGGAGGGTCTCGTGGAGATATAAGCCAG GGACCTGATTTTGAAGCCAAAGTGGCAAAGCTTGTTGAGCTAGGGTTTGGAAGGGAAGCAGTCATACAAGCTCTTAAATTATTCGAAGGAAATGAAGAGCAGGCAGCAGGGTTTCTTTTTGGGGGTTGA